In Methanothermobacter sp., the genomic stretch AATGACTGCCCTTCATGTTCCTGCAGGTATAGTGGCTGCAGTGGTGTCATTTTACCTTTCAAATGGTTCAATAGCAGTTCTTGGAAAAAATCAGGCACTCGGCACCTTCGCGGGCCTTGTGATTCTGTTGATTGTTGGAAATATTGCAGAAAGGTTGTTCGGTAAGGAAGAGGTTGGGGGATTCAAGGGGTGGCTCTGGAGCGGTATAGTGCCATTTCTCTTCATCTGGTTCGTTGTATGGGCAATCCTGATAACCTCAACCACAATAACCCCATAAATTCCTCTTTTTCAACCACCATAACTCTATGGATTCCTCTTTTTTCAGGCCCAGTAGAATATCCAGGCAAAGACGAATATAAGTGCAAGTACGAATATGAGGGGGGCTATCACACGGCTCACAGCAACGATTGAACTTATGGTTGATACGAGTTCCGTTGAATTGGTGGGGCCGAGGGTATTCAGACCCCTTATTCTGACGACCCGGCACCCTGCCCTCACCTCCTCAAGGTCATCAACAGCCTCTGAAACCGCCTTTTTGATCTCCTCTATGATATCATCCCTTCTGTGTTTTCCGATGGGGTTGTGGCCTCCTGAAAGGGTGTTCACAAAGTGGGTGTCAGTTGTCATCACCTCGGCTTCATCTATGTCCAGCTTCAGGATTTCCTCCAGTATCTCATCCCTGAAGCCCATGACCATGTTATTGGCGTCAAGGAGCACGTAGGCGGTCCTCTGTTCTCCGGCCTCAACCACCATGACCATAACTCCGCTCTGGCCAATACCATCCTCCTTTGAGAGGCCATCCATTTTCCTCTGGGCACAGCCAACCCTCAACTTATGACGGCGTGGAGGGCACTCAATGGAGTCCACAGCATCAAGTAGGTCGAACATTTCAGGGTTACCTGCAAGTATCCGGCCTGTTTCGCCCTGGAATGAGTTGTGACAGTCCACAACAACCACATTTTTTGATCCGCAGCGGCCCCCTGCAAGGTTCATCATTGAAAGCCCCACACCAAATTCTATGTCATCAAATCCATTGGGAGCCATTGTTGCAAGGATCAGCATGCCATCACCGAGGAACTGGACCCCGATGGTGGCGCTGTTTCTGGTGTATCTCCTGAATTTACTGGCGCCCTCATGGTACTCCATACCATCAAGTGCCTCCCTGACAGCACCCTCAACCTTTTCCAGTTCCCTCACGGATACCGGGTTGAAGTCATGGGTTGAAGGTCCATGGGCCACCATGGTGAATGTATCAAATCTCTCAGAGAGTATGGTGGGCATGTTGGCACCGCCTATGGTACCTATTGGACCCGGGTGTACAGAGGGGCTTATGAAGAGGGCCTTTATATCGGAGCCCCTCTGAAATGCCACCACACCTGCAAGTGTATCCACGGGTTCACCGATCTCACTGAAGATGCTTTCAAGTTCCGGCGAATCCTCGGTTATATGTGAGAGAAAGAGGCTCAGGAACTCCAGTGAGCCGACCCCAAGGTTCTTTCTCATGGGTGACTCAACCACCATGACAAATGAGTAGATGGCAAGTATGAGCATTGCTGAGGCGACAAGTATCTTCAGCAAAAATCCTATCACACTGAAGTATCCAATGTTTGTGGCGAGGCTCAGGAATGCCACAACGATGTTCATGCTAACTATGAGAACTGGTTGTACAGAGGATATCAGAGTTGAATTTGTGAAGCTTATGTTTGAGGTTCCCCAGATCACCAGGAGGCGGAAGGCGAATATAACAGCAGAGGCGAGTATTATGGAGTTTAGTATAAGGTCTGTGTGCAGCAGGGATGATGCCAGGCACCCCCCAAGGTAGATGAGGGAGAAGATCATCATGGAGAAGAATGCCAGGAACATGGACTGCTTCATCTTCATCCTTCTACCACCCAGCGAGTTGACCCATGGCTGGGTGATGGCACCGGCCATTATTGATGAAAATCCAAGGACAAGCACCCCATTGGTGCCCCCATAGAGTATGTCATGGAGTACGCTTGTCCCGGGGACCATATCGATGATAAACCCCACAGCACCCACAACGAAGCTTATAAATATCATTGAGAGGAGTGATATTTCGGTTTTTGGGAGGGTCATGATGTACTTTGAAAGATCAGTCACATTCTTTGTGCTTGACATATTCTACCTCAACAAGTTCTGGGATCCACTGGAGAAAGATATTTAAAAATTTGATCCATATTAAATTTATTCAGCAGCACAACTCTTGGATGCTCTGGAGTTTAAATCTAACTGATAACCAGTGTCATTCTTCAGTACACATTTAACTCTATACAGGAAGGGAGAACATGGAAATAAAACTTAAAACACCACTTTCAGATGAGGTAACCCAACTTAAAGCTGGTGACATCGTTTACATCACAGGAAAAATATTCACGGCCCGTGACAGGGCCCATAAAAGGATAATTGAGAGGGGAGCCCCCTTTGATATTGAGGGCTCTGTGATCTTCCATGCGGGACCCATAATAAGGTTTGAGGGGGAACCTGATATCAGCGCTGAGTCGATA encodes the following:
- a CDS encoding DUF2070 family protein, which translates into the protein MSSTKNVTDLSKYIMTLPKTEISLLSMIFISFVVGAVGFIIDMVPGTSVLHDILYGGTNGVLVLGFSSIMAGAITQPWVNSLGGRRMKMKQSMFLAFFSMMIFSLIYLGGCLASSLLHTDLILNSIILASAVIFAFRLLVIWGTSNISFTNSTLISSVQPVLIVSMNIVVAFLSLATNIGYFSVIGFLLKILVASAMLILAIYSFVMVVESPMRKNLGVGSLEFLSLFLSHITEDSPELESIFSEIGEPVDTLAGVVAFQRGSDIKALFISPSVHPGPIGTIGGANMPTILSERFDTFTMVAHGPSTHDFNPVSVRELEKVEGAVREALDGMEYHEGASKFRRYTRNSATIGVQFLGDGMLILATMAPNGFDDIEFGVGLSMMNLAGGRCGSKNVVVVDCHNSFQGETGRILAGNPEMFDLLDAVDSIECPPRRHKLRVGCAQRKMDGLSKEDGIGQSGVMVMVVEAGEQRTAYVLLDANNMVMGFRDEILEEILKLDIDEAEVMTTDTHFVNTLSGGHNPIGKHRRDDIIEEIKKAVSEAVDDLEEVRAGCRVVRIRGLNTLGPTNSTELVSTISSIVAVSRVIAPLIFVLALIFVFAWIFYWA
- a CDS encoding DUF5379 family protein, with product MDTDAKMTALHVPAGIVAAVVSFYLSNGSIAVLGKNQALGTFAGLVILLIVGNIAERLFGKEEVGGFKGWLWSGIVPFLFIWFVVWAILITSTTITP